One Setaria viridis chromosome 3, Setaria_viridis_v4.0, whole genome shotgun sequence DNA window includes the following coding sequences:
- the LOC117850222 gene encoding transcription factor MYBC1: protein MREEEPSWFARCEEQLPRPDELMPLSQTLITPDLAVAFDIPTHGGGGAGGGGGGGGGAGGSGGGGAGGPDMNGGGASSAAGSSGGGGGGAGDEPARTLKRPRLVWTPQLHKRFVDAVAHLGIKNAVPKTIMQLMSVDGLTRENVASHLQKYRLYLKRMQGLGGGGGGGGGGGGGAGGSHSSGSGTDAATEHLFATGPVPFLPPGHRAPAGADQYSPFAPMGATHHHHHHQHAPQIGHFQHPAARPLGPYGAAGASFDHSFFSRAGAPPVGPPGMHHHRMVGAGAGMGMMAPAPFGDEMDLGSRGGGGGSGRRELTLFPTSGDH from the coding sequence atgagggaggaggagcccagcTGGTTCGCGCGCTGCGAGGAGCAGCTGCCGCGGCCGGACGAGCTGATGCCGCTCTCGCAGACGCTCATCACCCCCGATCTCGCCGTAGCCTTCGACATCCCgacgcacggcggcggcggcgcgggcggcggcggcggcgggggtggaggcgccggcggcagcggcggcggcggcgcgggcgggccggacatgaacggcggcggcgcgtcgtcggccgcgggctccagcggcgggggcgggggcggcgccggcgacgagccggCGCGGACGCTCAAGCGGCCGCGCCTCGTCTGGACGCCGCAGCTGCACAAGCGCTTCGTCGACGCCGTCGCGCACCTCGGCATCAAGAACGCTGTGCCCAAGACCATAATGCAGCTGATGAGCGTCGACGGCCTCACGCGCGAGAACGTCGCCTCCCACCTCCAGAAGTACCGCCTCTACCTCAAGCGCATGcaggggctcggcggcggcggcggcgggggcggcggagggggcgggggcgcgggggGAAGCCACTCCTCGGGCTCCGgcaccgacgccgccaccgAGCACCTCTTCGCTACGGGGCCCGTCCCTTTCCTCCCGCCCGGCCAccgcgcgcccgccggcgcGGACCAGTACTCGCCCTTCGCCCCCATGGGCGccacgcaccaccaccaccaccaccaacacgCGCCGCAGATCGGACACTTCCaacaccccgccgcccgcccgctcggCCCCTACGGCGCCGCGGGCGCCAGCTTCGACCACAGCTTCTTcagccgcgccggcgcgccgcccgtcgGCCCGCCCGGGATGCACCACCACCGcatggtcggcgccggcgccgggatgGGGATGATGGCGCCCGCCCCCTTCGGCGACGAGATGGACCTCGGatcccgaggcggcggcggcggcagcggccgccgcGAGCTGACGCTGTTCCCGACGTCCGGGGACCATTGA